Proteins co-encoded in one Oreochromis aureus strain Israel breed Guangdong linkage group 3, ZZ_aureus, whole genome shotgun sequence genomic window:
- the LOC116312349 gene encoding uncharacterized protein LOC116312349, which yields MKPVTVCVHCRSPVEINVAKMGNSETKKRTPATADYTGPQSNQARVKRSLTLNPQKRKQSVRLKNRPASIDGSTGLWDGFDPSRRRYLETDLDLYHELQNHLENARRRMRDKGKKDVSGGLDVSLVTGEEKCYDPNDTTLTFVEGDDDMDFEGRDYKSLRARMSCGHSVTPMSLTSWCHQLLDQGESRFVCGQPDCNAEWSHEEVCKMALLTPEEIKYFEKKMLSSTVMNYLEVSDVSASRGKS from the exons ATGAAACCAGTAACCGTGTGTGTCCACTGCCGCTCACCTGTGGAGATAAACGTGGCAAAGATGGGCAACAGTGAGACAAAGAAAAGAACGCCTGCGACCGCAGACTACACAGGACCCCAGAGCAACCAAGCGAGAGTTAAAAGGAGTTTAACTTTAAATCCTCAGAAGAGAAAACAGTCCGTCCGACTGAAAAACCGCCCTGCTAGTATAGATGGAAGCACCGGGCTTTGGGATGGTTTTGATCCCTCAAGGCGCAGATACTTGGAAACTGACCTGGACCTTTACCATGAACTGCAGAACCATCTGGAAAATGCACGGCGGAGAATGAGAGATAAGGGCAAAAAAGACGTTTCTGGAGGTCTGGACGTCAGTTTggtgactggagaggagaaATGTTACGACCCAAACGACACCACCCTTACATTTGTTGAAGGAGACGATGATATGGACT TTGAGGGCAGAGATTATAAATCTCTGAGAGCCCGGATGTCCTGCGGTCATTCTGTCACCCCCATGTCTCTCACCAGCTGGTGTCACCAGTTGTTGGACCAG GGGGAGAGCCGATTTGTGTGCGGCCAGCCTGACTGCAATGCTGAGTGGTCACATGAAGAGGTCTGTAAAATGGCTCTTCTGACTCCTGAAGAAatcaaatactttgaaaaaaAGATGCTCAGCAGCACTGTCATGAATTACCTGGAGGTCAGTGATGTATCAGCAAGCCGTGGGAAATCGTGA
- the lrp10 gene encoding low-density lipoprotein receptor-related protein 10, with amino-acid sequence MKISYSFPALLVFYITAWSHFEPALSSSHCGRSLQVVDDKVGVIRSSVYHSWSFCFGSMSDGWIITGPEDEPIVLSFSQFSVRCKKEWVSINSSAGGDPIILCGSKLPQPIELPGGNITVTHHFLPHLFPVSSFLLNYARDPYEGDCPESSFRCYGGRCLPLSWRCNGQVECLDEESDDNDELGCDCPCGGLLQTFYGTFSPPGCQGQSKSCVWTLDPQDSRPLRLELQKLTLAFEDRLTVYNREEGKGDIIKTITSSSNSKSVQVESNTGVMSVVYKGVLGTENSNFNATFHVKGYCPPWEGRCGGAAEGCFTQEQHCDGKWDCPETGKDEEGCRNCSPNHFPCGMAGQRTTATSKAQCYSLAERCNYQLNCADGSDERDCTVCQPGTFHCDSDRCVYESWRCDGQVDCKDGTDELNCTVILPRKVITAATVGSLVCGLLLVIAMGCTCKLYSLRTREYSMFAPINRHEAELIQQQAPPSYGQLIAQGIIPPVEDFPIENPNETSTLSLRGILQLLRQDAASSPHRRRRPRFIRRAVRRLRRWGLIPRSTSRQTQSSSSNQQQAQQQQQSDTATSGQETARSTPGSSPSAVEAVNQPVAQKLGLLAQPVQQQLEAPPPLLPLPSPPPIAFPPPPPYAPPAPPVDAPHTPPVAVPPSSPSLASIFHTIGLSISRFRASPSSTNYVPLSASPSFSSTSSSSDDDVLLIPLSEDNTSEDDVPMLT; translated from the exons ATGAAAATCAGTTACAGCTTCCCTGCCCTCCTGGTTTTCTACATAacag CATGGAGCCATTTTGAGCCTGCTCTCAGCTCAT CCCATTGTGGGCGCTCCCTTCAGGTGGTGGACGATAAGGTGGGAGTGATCAGAAGTTCTGTTTACCACAGCTGGTCCTTTTGCTTCGGCTCAATGTCCGACGGCTGGATCATCACGGGTCCAGAAGATGAGCCGATTGTTCTCAG cttctctcagttttctgtcCGCTGTAAGAAGGAATGGGTGTCTATAAACTCATCGGCTGGGGGTGATCCAATCATCCTGTGTGGCTCCAAGTTGCCGCAGCCAATCGAGCTCCCAGGGGGAAATATTACAGTGACGCACCACTTCCTCCCTCATTTGTTCCCTGTGTCATCGTTTCTGTTGAACTACGCCAGGG ATCCATATGAAGGCGATTGCCCAGAATCATCTTTTAGATGCTACGGGGGTCGCTGCCTTCCCCTCTCCTGGCGCTGTAATGGGCAGGTGGAGTGTCTCGATGAAGAATCTGATGACAACGATGAACTGGGTTGTGACTGTCCTTGTGGAGGGCTTCTTCAGACCTTTTATGGGACCTTCTCCCCTCCAGGTTGTCAGGGTCAAAGTAAGTCCTGTGTTTGGACTTTGGATCCTCAGGACTCCAGGCCGCTGAGACTGGAACTGCAAAAGCTGACGCTAGCTTTTGAGGACCGACTCACTGTCTACAACAGAGAGGAAGGCAAAGGAGACATTATTAAAACC ATTACCAGCTCCTCCAATTCCAAATCGGTCCAAGTTGAATCCAACACCGGCGTGATGTCAGTGGTGTATAAAGGAGTTCTTGGCACAGAGAACTCCAACTTTAACGCCACGTTTCATGTTAAGGGCTACTGCCCTCCGTGGGAAGGTCGGTGCGGGGGAGCGGCGGAAGGATGTTTTACACAGGAGCAACACTGCGATGGGAAGTGGGACTGTCCCGAGACTGGAAAGGACGAGGAGGGCTGCAGGAATTGCAGTCCGAATCACTTTCCCTGTGGAATGGCAGGACAGAGGACGACAGCGACCAGCAAAGCGCAGTGCTACTCACTAGCAGAGAGATGCAACTACCAGCTGAACTGCGCCGATGGCAGCGACGAGAGGGATTGCACCGTGTGTCAACCGGGGACCTTTCATTGTGACAGCGACAG GTGCGTGTATGAGAGCTGGCGCTGCGACGGCCAGGTGGACTGCAAGGACGGCACAGATGAGCTCAACTGCACAGTAATCCTGCCCCGCAAGGTCATCACTGCGGCAACGGTGGGCAGCCTGGTCTGTGGACTACTTCTGGTCATTGCCATGGGCTGTACCTGTAAACTGTACTCGCTCAGGACGAGGGAGTACAG CATGTTTGCGCCAATCAACCGCCACGAGGCGGAGCTCATCCAGCAGCAGGCCCCGCCTTCTTACGGTCAGCTGATTGCACAGGGCATCATCCCCCCGGTCGAGGACTTCCCCATAGAAAACCCCAATGAG ACCTCGACTCTTTCTCTGAGAGGAATCCTGCAGCTGCTCCGCCAGGATGCCGCCAGCTCCCCACACCGCAGACGTAGGCCCCGATTTATCCGCCGAGCTGTTCGCCGCTTGAGAAGGTGGGGTCTGATCCCCAGATCCACATCCAGGCAGACTCAGTCATCAAGCTCCAACCAGCAGCAGgcgcagcaacagcagcagtcaGACACCGCTACGTCAGGCCAAGAAACAGCTCGCTCCACACCTGGAAGCTCCCCATCAGCCGTGGAGGCGGTCAACCAGCCGGTGGCCCAGAAACTCGGCTTGTTGGCACAGCCGGTGCAGCAGCAGTTGGAAGCACCGCCTCCTTTACTGCCGCTGCCTTCACCTCCTCCTATCGCtttcccccctccccctccctacGCACCCCCAGCTCCACCTGTGGACGCCCCCCACACTCCCCCTGTTGCCGTGCCCCCCAGTAGCCCATCTCTGGCCTCCATCTTCCACACGATAGGCCTGAGCATCTCCCGCTTCAGAGCTTCGCCCTCTTCCACCAACTATGTGCCCCTCTCCGCCTCGCCTTccttctcctccacctcctcttcctcggATGACGATGTGCTGCTCATCCCCCTCTCGGAGGACAACACTTCAGAAGACGACGTGCCCATGCTCACCTGA
- the LOC116312328 gene encoding leishmanolysin-like peptidase 2, whose product MASPPSSNLWVGMVLVVMVAVVELPGALQRCIFDELQVQVRVVRAADSPPQELRLRRSEEQRSILGKSGPPTPTSPQPMRIRTWILRESDSLSKAEKGRLEAAVEEAVRVVSSLLSVNRVPGSLLLSRDINKYCKFLWRDSSAINYNRCGRANKNYRRETCLDVTIPDDHLAGCDIYPEADSHKRTVLRPEGAGVPDTDFLLYLHVQATDKCRAEPSVLAYAVHCQTDSHGRPVAGVVVICRDRLTGATYSHQTTVQTVIHELFHALGFSKDLFSTWRDCYSSSSSQVGADCSPRGKVTHSDRSGHMRIYTPSIISALQKHLVSSDPQLGGPLENLDAAPGRVSSHWESRVLQGSIMSAVLGDPSTVRIDPVTLAALQDTGWYTVDLSRAQSLVWGDGEGAMFGSLSTCQDNSSSFFCTGSGRGCHFLHLHKGECQTDQFLEGCRVYKPLQNGSECWKKESSRWTAEDELSGEIFGFDSRCFLSSLSPQNQSQVPRVSSSVEGRCYRHRCTGPNRYQIQVSGSEWVDCPAGGNIQIKGYNGAVFCPDRRLCLYPDVTPPLDDVRTLPACIRCEISTSAHDGTWSPLRPPTDPPVPTALCFTAAACLLAALMVSCRKCRSCMFRTRTVAPDQQDHL is encoded by the exons ATGGCTTCCCCTCCATCCTCGAACCTCTGGGTGGGGATGGTGCTGGTAGTAATGGTGGCCGTGGTTGAGCTTCCAGGAGCCCTGCAGAGGTGCATCTTTGATGAGCTTCAGGTTCAGGTCAGAGTGGTCAGAGCCGCAGACAGCCCACCCCAGGAGCTCAGGCTCAGAAGGTcagaggagcagaggagcaTCCTGggaaaatctggcccacctaCTCCTACCTCACCACAGCCAATGAGGATCCGGACCTGGATTCTGAGAGAGAGCGACAGCCTATCAAAGGCTGAGAAAGGAAGACTGGAGGCAGCGGTGGAAGAAGCTGTGAGAGTGGTGTCTTCTTTACTGTCAG TGAACAGAGTGCCGGGCTCGTTACTGCTCAGCAGAGACATCAACAAATACTGCAAGTTTCTCTGGAGGGATTCAAGTGCTATCAACTACAACAG GTGTGGTAGAGCCAACAAAAACTACCGAAGAGAAACTTGCCTGGATGTGACC ATCCCAGACGACCACCTGGCTGGATGTGATATTTACCCCGAGGCCGATTCACACAAAAGGACTGTTCTCAGACCTGAAGGTGCTGGAGTCCCTGATACCGACTTCCTGCTTTACCTCCATGTACAGGCCACAGACAAGTGCAGGGCAGAG CCCAGTGTGTTGGCCTACGCTGTTCACTGCCAGACGGACAGTCACGGGCGACCTGTAGCCGGGGTGGTGGTCATCTGCAGGGACCGGCTGACAGGAGCCACATACAGCCACCAGACTACAGTACAG ACTGTCATTCATGAATTGTTTCATGCACTTGGATTTTCTAAGGATCTCTTCAGCACCTGGAGAGACTgttactcctcctcctcttcccaaG TGGGTGCTGATTGCTCTCCTCGAGGCAAAGTGACTCACTCTGACAGATCAGGCCACATGAGGATTTACACCCCGTCCATCATTTCAGCCCTGCAGAAGCACCTGGTGTCCAGTGATCCGCAGCTGGGAGGGCCACTGGAGAACCTG GACGCAGCTCCAGGCAGAGTGTCCTCACACTGGGAGTCCCGGGTCCTGCAGGGCTCCATTATGTCGGCAGTGCTCGGGGATCCTAGCACAGTTCGGATCGACCCAGTGACCTTAGCTGCATTACAGGACACTGGGTGGTACACCGTCGACCTGAGCCGGGCTCAGAGTCTGGTCTGGGGAGACG GTGAAGGAGCCATGTTTGGCTCCCTGTCAACCTGCCAAGATAACTCCTCATCCTTCTTCTGCACTGGAAG TGGACGTGGATGTCATTTTCTTCACCTCCACAAGGGGGAGTGCCAGACTGACCAGTTCCTGGAGGGCTGTCGAGTGTATAAACCCCTGCAGAATGGA AGTGAATgctggaaaaaagaaagcagcagGTGGACAGCTGAAGATGAGCTGAGCGGGGAGATTTTTGGCTTTGACAGCAGATGCTTTCTCTCCAGCCTCAGcccgcag aaccAGAGTCAGGTTCCCCGGGTCAGCAGCTCTGTGGAGGGTCGGTGTTATAGGCACAGGTGTACCGGACCGAACAGGTATCAGATCCAGGTGTCTGGCTCTGAGTGGGTGGactgtccagcagggggcaacatTCAG aTTAAAGGATACAATGGTGCAGTTTTCTGCCCTGACAGGAGGTTATGTCTGTACCCTGATGTGACTCCTCCCTTAGATGATGTCAGGACACTTCCTGCATGCATCAGATG TGAGATTTCTACCTCAGCCCATGATGGGACCTGGTCTCCCCTCAGACCACCCACAGACCCACCTGTACCCACAGCGCTGTGCTTCACTGCTGCTGCGTGTCTGCTGGCTGCACTGATGGTGTCCTGCAGGAAATGTCGCTCATGTATGTTCAGAACACGCACGGTGGCCCCTGACCAGCAGGATCATCTGTAG